A genomic stretch from Octopus sinensis linkage group LG14, ASM634580v1, whole genome shotgun sequence includes:
- the LOC115219102 gene encoding MDS1 and EVI1 complex locus protein EVI1-A isoform X1, with translation MRCGLTSYSLRHLSQEMSVRVPSISASSRYPVQQMAMATSYMCRYCAKQFTSVRDMQLHVLQHSRGNAPLNCAICNKSYRTPSKLQRHVRVHSGERPYICNLCGRRFTRSDHLKQHMKVHSPNRQKNMCRLCNARFTSCHLLATHLRTHEIHQIHLCRCCGEGFPTSDELDRHKRLHDVKGNIRATRGRRGTLHPMSADPRLDIVNPKSGSSLHSEQVTLNEKPNLHGSKWIGCARFCLSQIPPESSNNNNSSKDDNDDNLTSNDNNNSKNNDSTEIEALKSIFGSKSLNDNDRDDHDSNDKPSRRVEMKLSPGHDQEQQINVNDDSRSFEVEIIAEDLSKERGDTGKIENKKLDCNNRPKMEVSSLSHQPDPAMMTSLSKGSRKNRLHVSDYFNMSLLPSVSCDDNYQPAVTGSNIPCPPPFKRSSDSLKALIKRESKGLGLHNMTYTRNLLGVPSSFTRPFYMTSHLDPRLQFSPYPISTAYLDLMYHSNTSNKSDINITTKQQQLSDMSSGTRCEHCHIWFEDSAMFMLHNSLHSADDADPFTCKKCMKKMGNRLEFTAHLVWHLDPVIG, from the exons ATGCGTTGCGGTCTTACTAGCTACAGCCTACG GCACCTGAGTCAAGAGATGAGTGTACGAGTACCGTCAATAAGTGCAAGCAGTCGTTACCCTGTACAGCAGATGGCTATGGCTACCAGTTACATGTGTCGTTATTGTGCTAAACAGTTCACCTCAGTGAGAGACATGCAGCTCCATGTTCTACAACACAGTCGAGGCAATGCACCTTTGAACTGTGCAATCTGCAACAAATCATATCGTACACCTTCCAAATTACAACGACATGTTAGAGTGCACAGCGGTGAGAGACCATACATTTGCAACCTGTGTGGACGACGGTTCACACGTTCTGACCACCTCAAACAACACATGAAGGTTCACTCTCCCAACCGACAGAAAAATATGTGCCGTTTATGCAACGCCCGATTTACTAGTTGCCATTTGTTGGCCACTCACTTGCGCACACATGAGATCCATCAGATTCATCTTTGCAGATGTTGTGGAGAAGGTTTTCCCACTTCAGATGAATTGGATCGACACAAAAGACTTCATGACGTTAAAGGTAATATCCGGGCGACACGAGGACGCAGAGGCACTCTCCATCCCATGAGCGCTGACCCGAGACTTGACATAGTAAATCCAAAGAGTGGAAGCAGCTTGCATTCAGAACAAGTAACTTTAAATGAGAAGCCAAACTTGCATGGAAGCAAGTGGATAGGTTGTGCAAGGTTCTGCCTGTCTCAGATACCACCAGagagtagtaataacaataacagcagcaaggACGATAACGATGACAACCTTactagcaatgacaacaacaacagtaaaaacaatgatAGTACAGAAATAGAAGCTTTGAAGTCAATTTTTGGTAGTAAAAGTTTGAACGATAACGACAGGGACGACCACGACAGCAATGACAAACCAAGTCGGAGAGTGGAGATGAAACTGTCACCTGGCCATGACCAAGAGCAAcagattaatgtaaatgatgatagTAGATCCTTTGAAGTAGAAATAATTGCTGAAGATTTAAGTAAAGAGCGTGGAGATACtggcaaaattgaaaataagaaaCTAGATTGTAACAATCGTCCAAAGATGGAAGTATCATCCCTGTCCCACCAGCCTGACCCAGCGATGATGACCAGCTTATCCAAGGGCAGTCGCAAGAATAGGTTACATGTATCAGACTACTTTAACATGTCCTTACTACCAAGCGTCTCCTGTGACGACAATTACCAACCAGCAGTGACCGGAAGTAACATACCATGCCCACCTCCTTTTAAAAGAAGTTCAGACAGCCTGAAGGCATTGATCAAACGGGAGTCAAAAGGGCTAGGACTTCACAACATGACTTACACACGTAACCTCCTCGGTGTTCCATCTTCATTTACCCGGCCATTCTACATGACATCACATTtagatccacgactgcagttctcACCTTATCCTATCTCCACTGCTTACCTTGATCTCATGTACCACAGCAACACTTCCAACAAGAGCGACATCAACATCACTACCAAGCAGCAACAATTATCAGACATGTCATCGGGCACCCGATGTGAACATTGCCATATTTGGTTTGAAGATTCTGCCATGTTCATGTTACATAACAGTTTACATTCAGCTGATGATGCTGATCCATTCACATGcaaaaaatgtatgaaaaaaatgGGAAATCGCCTTGAGTTTACGGCACATTTAGTGTGGCACCTTGACCCAGTTATAGGCTGA
- the LOC115219102 gene encoding MDS1 and EVI1 complex locus protein EVI1-A isoform X2 produces the protein MSVRVPSISASSRYPVQQMAMATSYMCRYCAKQFTSVRDMQLHVLQHSRGNAPLNCAICNKSYRTPSKLQRHVRVHSGERPYICNLCGRRFTRSDHLKQHMKVHSPNRQKNMCRLCNARFTSCHLLATHLRTHEIHQIHLCRCCGEGFPTSDELDRHKRLHDVKGNIRATRGRRGTLHPMSADPRLDIVNPKSGSSLHSEQVTLNEKPNLHGSKWIGCARFCLSQIPPESSNNNNSSKDDNDDNLTSNDNNNSKNNDSTEIEALKSIFGSKSLNDNDRDDHDSNDKPSRRVEMKLSPGHDQEQQINVNDDSRSFEVEIIAEDLSKERGDTGKIENKKLDCNNRPKMEVSSLSHQPDPAMMTSLSKGSRKNRLHVSDYFNMSLLPSVSCDDNYQPAVTGSNIPCPPPFKRSSDSLKALIKRESKGLGLHNMTYTRNLLGVPSSFTRPFYMTSHLDPRLQFSPYPISTAYLDLMYHSNTSNKSDINITTKQQQLSDMSSGTRCEHCHIWFEDSAMFMLHNSLHSADDADPFTCKKCMKKMGNRLEFTAHLVWHLDPVIG, from the coding sequence ATGAGTGTACGAGTACCGTCAATAAGTGCAAGCAGTCGTTACCCTGTACAGCAGATGGCTATGGCTACCAGTTACATGTGTCGTTATTGTGCTAAACAGTTCACCTCAGTGAGAGACATGCAGCTCCATGTTCTACAACACAGTCGAGGCAATGCACCTTTGAACTGTGCAATCTGCAACAAATCATATCGTACACCTTCCAAATTACAACGACATGTTAGAGTGCACAGCGGTGAGAGACCATACATTTGCAACCTGTGTGGACGACGGTTCACACGTTCTGACCACCTCAAACAACACATGAAGGTTCACTCTCCCAACCGACAGAAAAATATGTGCCGTTTATGCAACGCCCGATTTACTAGTTGCCATTTGTTGGCCACTCACTTGCGCACACATGAGATCCATCAGATTCATCTTTGCAGATGTTGTGGAGAAGGTTTTCCCACTTCAGATGAATTGGATCGACACAAAAGACTTCATGACGTTAAAGGTAATATCCGGGCGACACGAGGACGCAGAGGCACTCTCCATCCCATGAGCGCTGACCCGAGACTTGACATAGTAAATCCAAAGAGTGGAAGCAGCTTGCATTCAGAACAAGTAACTTTAAATGAGAAGCCAAACTTGCATGGAAGCAAGTGGATAGGTTGTGCAAGGTTCTGCCTGTCTCAGATACCACCAGagagtagtaataacaataacagcagcaaggACGATAACGATGACAACCTTactagcaatgacaacaacaacagtaaaaacaatgatAGTACAGAAATAGAAGCTTTGAAGTCAATTTTTGGTAGTAAAAGTTTGAACGATAACGACAGGGACGACCACGACAGCAATGACAAACCAAGTCGGAGAGTGGAGATGAAACTGTCACCTGGCCATGACCAAGAGCAAcagattaatgtaaatgatgatagTAGATCCTTTGAAGTAGAAATAATTGCTGAAGATTTAAGTAAAGAGCGTGGAGATACtggcaaaattgaaaataagaaaCTAGATTGTAACAATCGTCCAAAGATGGAAGTATCATCCCTGTCCCACCAGCCTGACCCAGCGATGATGACCAGCTTATCCAAGGGCAGTCGCAAGAATAGGTTACATGTATCAGACTACTTTAACATGTCCTTACTACCAAGCGTCTCCTGTGACGACAATTACCAACCAGCAGTGACCGGAAGTAACATACCATGCCCACCTCCTTTTAAAAGAAGTTCAGACAGCCTGAAGGCATTGATCAAACGGGAGTCAAAAGGGCTAGGACTTCACAACATGACTTACACACGTAACCTCCTCGGTGTTCCATCTTCATTTACCCGGCCATTCTACATGACATCACATTtagatccacgactgcagttctcACCTTATCCTATCTCCACTGCTTACCTTGATCTCATGTACCACAGCAACACTTCCAACAAGAGCGACATCAACATCACTACCAAGCAGCAACAATTATCAGACATGTCATCGGGCACCCGATGTGAACATTGCCATATTTGGTTTGAAGATTCTGCCATGTTCATGTTACATAACAGTTTACATTCAGCTGATGATGCTGATCCATTCACATGcaaaaaatgtatgaaaaaaatgGGAAATCGCCTTGAGTTTACGGCACATTTAGTGTGGCACCTTGACCCAGTTATAGGCTGA